In one Bacillota bacterium genomic region, the following are encoded:
- the spoVT gene encoding stage V sporulation protein T produces the protein MKATGIVRRIDDLGRVVIPKEIRRTLRIREGDPLEIFVDREGEVILKKYSPIGELGDFAKEYADSLYEAVGHIALITDRDNIIAVAGAPKKEFLNKAISVAVEKVMEERKPVLITKPGEHRYCKECLLDDEEAGCKFTAEVIAPIISGGDPIGAVIISSKEPDVQFGEMELKLAETAAGFLAKQMEQ, from the coding sequence ATGAAAGCTACGGGCATAGTCAGGCGGATCGACGATCTCGGACGGGTGGTCATCCCCAAAGAAATCCGTCGAACCCTGCGCATTCGCGAGGGCGATCCGTTGGAGATATTCGTCGACCGCGAGGGTGAGGTCATCCTCAAGAAGTACTCCCCCATCGGGGAACTCGGCGACTTCGCCAAGGAATACGCCGATTCCCTTTACGAGGCCGTCGGCCACATCGCCCTGATCACCGATCGGGACAACATCATCGCCGTGGCCGGGGCCCCCAAGAAAGAGTTCCTCAACAAAGCCATCAGCGTGGCCGTGGAGAAGGTGATGGAGGAAAGGAAGCCGGTCCTCATCACCAAGCCGGGAGAGCACCGCTATTGCAAGGAGTGCCTCCTCGACGACGAAGAAGCCGGCTGCAAGTTCACGGCCGAAGTCATCGCCCCGATCATCTCGGGCGGCGACCCGATCGGAGCCGTCATCATCAGCTCGAAAGAGCCTGATGTCCAGTTCGGCGAGATGGAACTGAAGCTGGCGGAGACCGCCGCCGGATTTCTGGCCAAGCAGATGGAGCAGTAG
- the mfd gene encoding transcription-repair coupling factor, protein MSLSPSPQRPELKEFNRVRTALDEGARQQLVYGLTGSQKAYFLAEMARATERPLFVLVSHLTQAERLKDDLATLLGGREVDVFPAVEILPYQVVAHSPELFADRLRVLWRLGGGGSPIVIAPVGAVLPRLMPRERFNTLGVDLKWGDRLDLDLVVESLAAMAYERVDVVEGKGQFSVRGGIVDLFSPVSDQPWRVEFFDDEIDSIRLFDPVSQRSLTNLQSIRVTPAREMIFPEGGRDEALKAIRRELEASLRRLTKADLGKPAQALRERVEAHLERLENAGDEGLESYAPFFFPHLETIIDYLPPRAVVVLDDPLRIKEAADESERVVAEMYGSSLERGEALPTQAAVYQGYDDFWARAKERPVIYLSLLLRKFPAAEPDNLVAVEARPGPSFQGQREAFVAEAKRYAARNDRVVLVASTVERAQRLASIIREEGLPAQTEEAWTIPEPARFAAVVGSLETGFEFPAIGLVVLTDDDIFGRVKRRTKPRTAREGLRLASYQDLKIGDYVVHVSHGIGRYLGLRTLEIQGKNRDYLYVQYAGEDRLYVPTDQIDLVQKYIGAEGQEPKVYKLGGMDWAKVKNRVKASVRQMAEELLRLYAVRQATPGHAFGPDTVWQHEFEEAFRFEETPDQLQATAEIKADMEKPQPMERLLCGDVGYGKTEVAIRAAFKAVMDGKQVAVLVPTTILAAQHFNTFRDRFAGYPVKIELLSRFRSAAEQKKAAAAARKGAADVVIGTHRLLSEDVHFKDLGLLIIDEEQRFGVAHKERLKKLKETVDVLVLSATPIPRTMHMAMIGIRDMSVIETPPEDRYPVQTYVVEYSDELVREAIQRELDRGGQVYYVHNRVQTIDRVAARIQRLVPEARVAVGHGQMNEDDLERIMLDFMNGEEDVLACTSIIENGLDISNVNTLVVEESDHLGLAQLYQLRGRVGRSNRLAYAYFTYRRDKVITETAEKRLEAIKEFTEFGSGFKIALRDMEIRGAGNILGPEQHGHILSVGFDLYAQMLEEAVLELRGEKRPEVIEPSIELPIDAYVDDGYVPDSRQKIELYKKISVVEDQGDADEILDEVRDRFGDPPQAVQNLLGVARIKALAKKLGVVAVVQQKGIVQIKFGPMRRLSLDSLSDLSLKHRDRIVLSPQKAAPVLLIKVQGLEEGRLLEAVEGVLAQAERFAVVV, encoded by the coding sequence GTGAGCCTAAGCCCCTCCCCACAAAGGCCCGAGCTCAAAGAGTTCAACCGGGTCCGGACGGCCCTCGACGAGGGGGCCCGTCAGCAACTGGTCTATGGCCTGACCGGATCCCAGAAGGCCTATTTCCTGGCCGAGATGGCCCGGGCCACCGAGCGGCCGCTGTTCGTCCTGGTCAGTCACCTGACCCAGGCCGAGCGCCTGAAGGACGACCTGGCGACCCTTCTCGGGGGGCGCGAGGTCGACGTCTTCCCGGCCGTCGAGATCCTTCCCTATCAGGTCGTCGCCCACAGCCCCGAGCTCTTCGCCGACCGTTTGCGGGTCCTCTGGCGGCTCGGCGGGGGCGGCTCGCCGATCGTCATCGCCCCGGTCGGGGCCGTCCTACCCCGGCTGATGCCCCGGGAACGCTTCAACACCTTGGGGGTCGACCTCAAGTGGGGCGACCGTCTGGACCTTGACCTGGTCGTCGAAAGCCTGGCCGCCATGGCCTACGAACGGGTTGACGTGGTCGAGGGAAAGGGCCAGTTCAGCGTCCGCGGTGGGATCGTCGACCTGTTCTCACCGGTGTCCGACCAGCCCTGGCGGGTTGAGTTCTTTGACGACGAGATCGACTCCATCCGCCTCTTCGACCCCGTCTCTCAGCGGTCCTTGACCAACCTTCAGTCGATCCGGGTCACTCCGGCTCGGGAGATGATTTTTCCGGAGGGTGGGCGGGACGAGGCCCTCAAGGCCATCCGGCGCGAACTGGAGGCCAGCCTGAGAAGACTGACCAAGGCCGACCTCGGCAAGCCCGCCCAGGCGCTCCGGGAGCGGGTCGAGGCCCACCTCGAGCGCTTGGAGAACGCCGGCGACGAGGGCCTCGAATCGTATGCCCCGTTCTTCTTTCCGCACCTCGAGACAATCATCGACTACCTGCCACCGCGGGCGGTCGTCGTCCTTGACGACCCGTTGCGGATCAAAGAAGCGGCCGATGAGAGCGAGCGGGTGGTCGCCGAGATGTACGGCTCGTCCCTCGAGCGGGGCGAGGCCCTGCCGACCCAGGCGGCGGTTTACCAGGGCTACGACGACTTCTGGGCCCGGGCCAAGGAGCGCCCGGTCATCTACTTGTCCCTCCTGCTGCGGAAGTTCCCGGCGGCCGAACCCGACAACCTGGTCGCCGTCGAGGCCCGCCCGGGTCCAAGTTTCCAGGGCCAGCGGGAAGCCTTTGTCGCTGAGGCCAAGCGCTACGCGGCCCGGAACGATCGGGTCGTCCTGGTAGCCTCCACCGTCGAGCGGGCCCAACGCCTGGCCAGCATCATCCGTGAAGAGGGCCTGCCGGCCCAGACTGAAGAAGCCTGGACGATCCCCGAACCGGCGCGTTTCGCGGCCGTCGTCGGTAGCCTCGAGACCGGTTTCGAATTCCCCGCGATCGGCCTCGTGGTCCTCACCGATGACGACATCTTTGGCCGGGTCAAGCGGCGGACGAAGCCCAGGACCGCCCGCGAGGGCCTGCGGCTCGCCTCCTATCAGGACCTCAAGATCGGCGACTACGTCGTCCACGTCAGCCACGGCATCGGCAGGTACCTCGGCCTGCGGACCCTGGAGATCCAGGGGAAGAACCGGGACTACCTCTATGTCCAGTACGCGGGGGAGGACCGGCTCTACGTCCCGACCGACCAGATTGACCTGGTCCAGAAGTACATCGGGGCCGAGGGCCAGGAACCGAAGGTCTACAAGCTCGGCGGGATGGACTGGGCCAAGGTCAAGAACCGGGTCAAGGCCTCCGTCCGCCAGATGGCCGAGGAACTACTCCGCCTCTATGCCGTCCGGCAGGCCACGCCGGGGCACGCCTTCGGTCCCGACACCGTCTGGCAGCACGAGTTCGAGGAGGCCTTCCGCTTCGAGGAGACCCCCGACCAATTGCAGGCGACCGCCGAAATCAAGGCGGACATGGAGAAGCCGCAGCCTATGGAGCGCCTCCTCTGCGGGGACGTCGGCTACGGCAAGACCGAGGTGGCCATCCGAGCCGCTTTCAAGGCGGTGATGGACGGCAAGCAGGTGGCCGTCCTCGTCCCCACGACCATCCTGGCCGCCCAACACTTCAACACCTTCCGGGACCGCTTCGCCGGCTACCCGGTCAAGATCGAGCTCCTCTCGCGCTTCCGCTCGGCCGCCGAGCAAAAGAAGGCGGCCGCGGCCGCCCGCAAGGGGGCGGCCGATGTGGTCATCGGCACCCACCGGTTGCTCTCCGAGGACGTCCACTTCAAGGACCTGGGCCTGCTGATCATCGACGAGGAGCAACGCTTCGGGGTGGCCCACAAGGAACGCCTGAAGAAGCTCAAGGAGACCGTCGACGTCCTGGTCCTCTCGGCCACGCCCATTCCGCGGACGATGCACATGGCGATGATCGGCATCCGCGACATGAGCGTCATCGAGACCCCGCCCGAGGACCGCTACCCGGTCCAGACCTATGTCGTCGAGTACTCGGACGAACTGGTCCGGGAGGCCATCCAGAGGGAGCTGGACCGCGGGGGGCAGGTCTACTACGTCCACAACCGGGTCCAGACCATCGACCGGGTCGCCGCGCGGATCCAGCGCCTCGTACCCGAAGCCAGGGTGGCCGTGGGCCACGGCCAGATGAACGAGGACGATCTGGAGCGGATCATGCTCGACTTCATGAACGGTGAGGAGGACGTCCTCGCCTGCACCTCGATCATCGAGAACGGCCTGGACATCAGCAATGTCAACACCCTGGTGGTAGAGGAGTCCGACCACCTCGGGCTGGCTCAACTCTATCAGCTGAGGGGGCGGGTCGGGCGCTCGAACCGGCTGGCCTACGCCTACTTCACCTACCGGCGGGACAAGGTCATCACCGAGACGGCCGAGAAGCGGCTCGAGGCAATCAAGGAATTCACCGAGTTTGGGTCGGGCTTCAAGATCGCTCTGAGGGATATGGAGATCCGCGGGGCCGGCAACATCCTCGGCCCTGAGCAACATGGCCACATCCTGTCCGTCGGCTTCGACCTTTACGCCCAGATGCTCGAGGAAGCCGTCCTGGAACTGCGCGGTGAGAAGCGGCCCGAGGTCATCGAGCCATCCATCGAGTTGCCCATCGACGCCTATGTCGACGATGGTTACGTCCCCGACTCGCGGCAGAAGATAGAGCTATACAAGAAAATCTCGGTGGTCGAGGACCAGGGCGACGCCGACGAGATCCTCGACGAGGTCCGCGACCGCTTCGGGGACCCACCGCAGGCCGTTCAGAACCTCCTCGGGGTGGCCAGGATCAAGGCGTTGGCGAAGAAGCTCGGCGTCGTCGCCGTCGTCCAGCAGAAAGGCATCGTCCAGATCAAATTCGGGCCGATGCGCCGCCTCTCCCTGGATTCCCTATCCGACCTGTCGCTGAAGCACCGCGACCGGATCGTCCTCTCGCCCCAGAAGGCCGCGCCGGTCCTGCTGATCAAGGTCCAAGGGCTCGAAGAGGGCCGGCTGCTCGAGGCCGTCGAGGGCGTCCTGGCCCAGGCCGAACGCTTCGCCGTTGTGGTCTAG
- the pth gene encoding aminoacyl-tRNA hydrolase → MELLVGLGNPGREYAGTRHNMGFRAVDEVARRHGITLSGRRFQGRTGRGRVAGQDVLLLKPQTYMNLSGGAVRAALSTLGLLPRDMLVVVDDLDLPVGRLRLKGSGSSAGHRGLESIADHLRTTEFPRLRLGIGRPESGGDVVKWVLDRPSRAELAILDRVVVAAADCLEAFLAAGLERAMAVANGLDLAKPADSGPGDQEPPKPRKPQDRP, encoded by the coding sequence ATGGAGCTCCTCGTCGGCCTGGGCAACCCCGGCCGCGAGTATGCCGGGACCAGGCACAACATGGGCTTCAGGGCCGTCGACGAAGTGGCCCGGAGGCACGGGATCACCCTGTCCGGGCGGCGGTTCCAGGGGCGGACCGGGCGAGGCCGGGTGGCCGGCCAGGATGTCCTCCTGCTCAAGCCGCAAACCTACATGAACCTCTCCGGAGGGGCGGTCCGGGCCGCCCTTTCGACCCTCGGCCTGCTTCCCCGGGATATGCTGGTCGTCGTCGACGATCTCGACCTGCCCGTCGGCCGCCTGCGGCTGAAGGGTTCCGGCTCGAGCGCCGGGCATCGCGGGTTGGAGTCGATCGCCGATCACCTGAGGACGACCGAGTTCCCGCGTCTGCGCCTGGGAATCGGCCGGCCGGAGTCGGGCGGGGATGTGGTCAAATGGGTCCTCGATCGTCCCTCTCGGGCCGAACTGGCCATCCTGGACCGGGTCGTCGTCGCCGCCGCCGACTGCCTCGAGGCCTTCCTGGCCGCCGGGCTCGAGCGGGCGATGGCCGTCGCCAATGGGCTCGACCTGGCCAAGCCGGCCGACTCGGGCCCGGGAGACCAGGAACCACCCAAACCGAGGAAGCCCCAGGACCGCCCCTGA
- a CDS encoding 50S ribosomal protein L25 — protein sequence MEQVLLQAAKRETGKGSAHATRREGYVPAVLYGKGVEAVAVKVPAKDFGRVLNTRAGRNSIIRLAIGEDGAVDERTCMVKDVQQDPVRGDIVHADFYQISLKDRLRTVVPIRVVGEELAQKGGGILQHQLWEIEVECLPTNIPDHLVADVSTLAIGHHLSVADLKIPEGVEVVTELDTVVASLVAPKAVEEEVKPEAAAESADRTQPEVIGKGKEEAEGEAPGKEVKGKSEK from the coding sequence ATGGAACAGGTTCTTCTCCAGGCCGCCAAACGTGAGACCGGCAAGGGCAGCGCCCATGCCACCCGGCGGGAGGGTTACGTCCCGGCGGTCCTTTACGGCAAGGGCGTCGAGGCCGTCGCCGTGAAGGTTCCGGCCAAAGATTTCGGTCGGGTCCTGAATACGCGGGCCGGGCGCAACAGCATCATCCGGCTGGCCATCGGCGAGGACGGCGCCGTCGATGAGCGGACCTGTATGGTCAAGGATGTCCAGCAAGATCCGGTCCGCGGGGACATCGTCCACGCCGACTTCTACCAGATCTCACTCAAGGATCGCCTGCGCACGGTGGTGCCCATCCGGGTCGTCGGCGAAGAGCTGGCCCAGAAGGGCGGCGGAATCTTGCAGCATCAGCTGTGGGAGATCGAGGTCGAGTGCCTCCCAACCAACATTCCGGATCACCTCGTGGCCGACGTCTCCACCCTGGCGATCGGTCATCACCTCTCCGTGGCCGACCTGAAGATCCCCGAGGGGGTCGAGGTCGTCACCGAACTCGACACCGTCGTGGCCTCACTGGTGGCCCCGAAGGCGGTCGAGGAAGAGGTCAAGCCGGAGGCGGCCGCCGAGAGCGCCGATCGGACCCAGCCGGAGGTCATCGGCAAGGGCAAGGAAGAAGCCGAGGGCGAGGCCCCCGGCAAGGAAGTAAAGGGCAAGAGCGAGAAGTAA
- a CDS encoding ribose-phosphate pyrophosphokinase: MNLQVLTGSANRALAEEIAGRLGIRVGKADVGRFSDGEIKIIVEENVRGADVFLVQPTCTPINDNLMELLIMIDAVRRASAQRVTAVIPYYGYARQDRKTRGREPITAKLVANLLTTAGVGRILAVDLHAGQIQGFFDIPVDHLSGIPIIAEYLLSKKLNNAVVVSPDLGGVTRARTLADRLGVPIAIIDKRRPEPNAVEVMNVIGKVQGKTVIMVDDIIDTAGTICLGAAAMVERGATEVYACATHPVLSGPAVERLESSPIKEVVVTNTIPLTPEEASSPKFKVLSIGTLLAEAISRIAQDLSISTMFK, from the coding sequence ATGAACCTTCAAGTCTTGACCGGCTCGGCCAATCGGGCCCTGGCCGAGGAGATCGCCGGCCGTCTGGGCATCCGGGTCGGGAAAGCCGACGTCGGGCGGTTCTCCGACGGTGAGATCAAGATCATCGTCGAAGAGAACGTCCGCGGGGCCGATGTCTTCTTGGTCCAGCCGACCTGCACGCCGATCAACGACAACCTGATGGAGCTGCTCATCATGATCGACGCCGTCCGGCGGGCCTCGGCCCAGCGGGTGACGGCGGTCATCCCCTATTACGGCTATGCCAGGCAGGATCGGAAGACGCGGGGCCGCGAGCCGATCACCGCCAAGCTGGTGGCCAACCTCCTGACCACGGCCGGGGTCGGCCGGATCCTCGCCGTCGACCTCCACGCCGGTCAGATCCAGGGGTTCTTCGACATCCCGGTGGACCATCTGAGCGGTATCCCGATCATCGCCGAGTATCTCCTGTCGAAGAAGCTCAATAACGCCGTCGTCGTCTCCCCGGACCTCGGCGGGGTGACCAGGGCGAGGACCCTGGCCGACCGGCTGGGGGTGCCCATCGCCATCATCGACAAGCGCCGTCCCGAGCCGAACGCGGTCGAGGTCATGAACGTCATCGGCAAGGTCCAGGGCAAGACGGTGATCATGGTCGACGACATCATCGATACGGCCGGCACGATCTGCCTCGGCGCCGCGGCCATGGTCGAGCGGGGGGCGACTGAGGTCTACGCCTGCGCCACCCACCCGGTCCTCTCCGGCCCGGCGGTGGAACGGCTGGAGTCATCGCCGATCAAAGAGGTCGTCGTCACCAACACCATCCCCCTGACGCCCGAAGAGGCCTCGTCTCCGAAATTCAAGGTCCTGTCCATCGGAACCCTGCTGGCCGAGGCGATCAGCCGGATCGCCCAGGATCTTTCGATCAGCACCATGTTCAAGTAA